In Lepidochelys kempii isolate rLepKem1 chromosome 10, rLepKem1.hap2, whole genome shotgun sequence, a single window of DNA contains:
- the LINGO1 gene encoding leucine-rich repeat and immunoglobulin-like domain-containing nogo receptor-interacting protein 1 isoform X2 — translation MQVRDRMIAGEVSMHSPILACWQPILLLMLGSVLSGSATGCPPRCECSAQERSVLCHRKRFLAVPEGIPTETRLLDLGKNRIKTLNQDEFANYPHLEELELNENIISAIEPGAFNNLFNLRTLGLRSNRLKLIPLGVFTGLSNLTKLDISENKIVILLDYMFQDLYNLKSLEVGDNDLVYISHRAFSGLNSLEQLTLEKCNLTSIPTEALSHLHGLIVLRLRHLNINAIRDYSFRRLYRLKVLEISHWPYLDTMTSNCLYGLNLTSLSITHCNLTSIPYVSVRHLVYLRFLNLSYNPILTIEGSMLHDLLRLQEIQLVGGQLTIVEPYAFRGLNYLRILNVSGNLLTTLEESAFHSVGNLETLILDNNPLACDCRLLWVFRRRWRLNFNKQQPTCSTPEFVQGKEFKDFPDVLLPNYFTCRRARIRDRKPQQIFVDEGHTVHFVCRADGDPPPTIMWLSPRKHLISTKTNGRLTVFPDGTLEVRYAQIQDNGTYLCIASNAGGNDTMLAHLHVRSYSPDWPHQPNKTFAFISNQPNESDANSTRATVPFPFDIKTLIIATTMGFISFLGVVLFCLVLLFLWSRGKGNTKHNIEIEYVPRKSDAGISSADAPRKFNMKMI, via the coding sequence GTGAGAGATAGGATGATAGCTGGGGAGGTGAGCATGCATAGCCCAATTCTGGCCTGCTGGCAGCCTATCCTCCTCCTGATGCTGGGATCCGTCCTCTCCGGCTCTGCCACGGGCTGCCCGCCCCGCTGCGAGTGCTCTGCCCAGGAGCGCTCTGTGCTGTGCCATCGAAAGCGATTCCTTGCTGTACCCGAGGGGATCCCTACTGAAACTCGGCTCCTGGACTTGGGTAAGAACCGAATCAAGACTCTCAACCAGGATGAATTTGCCAACTACCCTCACTTGGAGGAGCTGGAGTTAAACGAGAACATTATCAGTGCCATTGAGCCTGGGGCTTTCAACAACCTCTTCAACCTCAGGACTCTGGGTCTCAGGAGTAACCGACTCAAGCTCATCCCCTTGGGGGTGTTTACCGGACTGAGCAATCTTACCAAGCTAGACATTAGTGAGAACAAAATTGTGATCCTTCTAGACTACATGTTCCAGGACTTGTACAACCTGAAGTCTTTGGAGGTTGGGGACAATGATCTGGTCTATATCTCCCACCGGGCCTTTAGCGGCCTCAATAGCTTGGAGCAGCTGACCCTGGAGAAATGCAATTTGACCTCCATCCCCACAGAGGCGCTGTCTCACTTGCACGGCTTGATTGTGCTGAGGCTGCGCCACCTGAACATCAATGCCATCAGGGATTACTCATTTAGGAGGCTCTACAGGCTTAAGGTCCTTGAGATCTCCCACTGGCCCTATCTGGATACCATGACGTCCAACTGCCTCTATGGACTGAACCTGACGTCCTTGTCCATCACCCACTGCAATCTGACTTCCATCCCTTATGTCTCTGTCAGGCACTTAGTTTATCTCAGGTTCCTGAACCTGTCCTACAACCCCATCCTCACCATTGAGGGCTCCATGCTGCATGACCTGCTCCGGCTGCAGGAGATCCAGCTGGTGGGTGGGCAGCTCACCATTGTGGAGCCCTACGCCTTCAGAGGCCTCAACTACTTGCGCATCCTGAATGTCTCCGGGAACCTGCTGACCACACTGGAGGAGTCAGCCTTCCACTCGGTGGGGAACCTGGAGACGCTCATTTTGGATAACAACCCCTTGGCCTGCGACTGCCGGCTGCTTTGGGTTTTCCGACGCCGCTGGAGGTTGAACTTCAACAAGCAGCAGCCCACCTGCTCCACCCCTGAGTTCGTCCAGGGGAAGGAGTTCAAGGATTTCCCTGACGTGCTCCTGCCCAACTATTTCACCTGCCGCCGGGCACGCATACGGGACCGCAAGCCGCAGCAGATCTTTGTGGATGAGGGCCATACGGTACATTTTGTCTGCCGGGCAGATGGGGATCCACCTCCCACGATCATGTGGCTCTCTCCCAGGAAGCACCTCATCTCTACCAAAACCAATGGGCGGCTCACTGTCTTTCCCGATGGCACTCTGGAGGTGCGCTACGCCCAGATCCAGGACAATGGCACCTACCTATGCATCGCCAGCAATGCAGGTGGCAATGACACCATGCTGGCGCACCTTCACGTGCGGAGCTACTCCCCAGATTGGCCCCACCAGCCCAACAAGACCTTTGCTTTCATCTCCAACCAACCCAACGAGAGCGACGCCAACAGCACGCGCGCCACCGTGCCTTTCCCCTTCGACATCAAGACTCTCATCATCGCCACCACCATGGGATTCATCTCCTTCCTGGGCGTGGTGCTCTTCTGTCTGGTGCTTCTCTTCCTGTGGAGCCGGGGGAAAGGCAACACGAAGCACAACATCGAGATCGAGTACGTGCCGCGCAAGTCTGACGCCGGCATCAGCTCCGCCGATGCGCCACGCAAGTTCAACATGAAAATGATCTAA
- the LINGO1 gene encoding leucine-rich repeat and immunoglobulin-like domain-containing nogo receptor-interacting protein 1 isoform X1, whose product MKDLKVRDRMIAGEVSMHSPILACWQPILLLMLGSVLSGSATGCPPRCECSAQERSVLCHRKRFLAVPEGIPTETRLLDLGKNRIKTLNQDEFANYPHLEELELNENIISAIEPGAFNNLFNLRTLGLRSNRLKLIPLGVFTGLSNLTKLDISENKIVILLDYMFQDLYNLKSLEVGDNDLVYISHRAFSGLNSLEQLTLEKCNLTSIPTEALSHLHGLIVLRLRHLNINAIRDYSFRRLYRLKVLEISHWPYLDTMTSNCLYGLNLTSLSITHCNLTSIPYVSVRHLVYLRFLNLSYNPILTIEGSMLHDLLRLQEIQLVGGQLTIVEPYAFRGLNYLRILNVSGNLLTTLEESAFHSVGNLETLILDNNPLACDCRLLWVFRRRWRLNFNKQQPTCSTPEFVQGKEFKDFPDVLLPNYFTCRRARIRDRKPQQIFVDEGHTVHFVCRADGDPPPTIMWLSPRKHLISTKTNGRLTVFPDGTLEVRYAQIQDNGTYLCIASNAGGNDTMLAHLHVRSYSPDWPHQPNKTFAFISNQPNESDANSTRATVPFPFDIKTLIIATTMGFISFLGVVLFCLVLLFLWSRGKGNTKHNIEIEYVPRKSDAGISSADAPRKFNMKMI is encoded by the coding sequence GTGAGAGATAGGATGATAGCTGGGGAGGTGAGCATGCATAGCCCAATTCTGGCCTGCTGGCAGCCTATCCTCCTCCTGATGCTGGGATCCGTCCTCTCCGGCTCTGCCACGGGCTGCCCGCCCCGCTGCGAGTGCTCTGCCCAGGAGCGCTCTGTGCTGTGCCATCGAAAGCGATTCCTTGCTGTACCCGAGGGGATCCCTACTGAAACTCGGCTCCTGGACTTGGGTAAGAACCGAATCAAGACTCTCAACCAGGATGAATTTGCCAACTACCCTCACTTGGAGGAGCTGGAGTTAAACGAGAACATTATCAGTGCCATTGAGCCTGGGGCTTTCAACAACCTCTTCAACCTCAGGACTCTGGGTCTCAGGAGTAACCGACTCAAGCTCATCCCCTTGGGGGTGTTTACCGGACTGAGCAATCTTACCAAGCTAGACATTAGTGAGAACAAAATTGTGATCCTTCTAGACTACATGTTCCAGGACTTGTACAACCTGAAGTCTTTGGAGGTTGGGGACAATGATCTGGTCTATATCTCCCACCGGGCCTTTAGCGGCCTCAATAGCTTGGAGCAGCTGACCCTGGAGAAATGCAATTTGACCTCCATCCCCACAGAGGCGCTGTCTCACTTGCACGGCTTGATTGTGCTGAGGCTGCGCCACCTGAACATCAATGCCATCAGGGATTACTCATTTAGGAGGCTCTACAGGCTTAAGGTCCTTGAGATCTCCCACTGGCCCTATCTGGATACCATGACGTCCAACTGCCTCTATGGACTGAACCTGACGTCCTTGTCCATCACCCACTGCAATCTGACTTCCATCCCTTATGTCTCTGTCAGGCACTTAGTTTATCTCAGGTTCCTGAACCTGTCCTACAACCCCATCCTCACCATTGAGGGCTCCATGCTGCATGACCTGCTCCGGCTGCAGGAGATCCAGCTGGTGGGTGGGCAGCTCACCATTGTGGAGCCCTACGCCTTCAGAGGCCTCAACTACTTGCGCATCCTGAATGTCTCCGGGAACCTGCTGACCACACTGGAGGAGTCAGCCTTCCACTCGGTGGGGAACCTGGAGACGCTCATTTTGGATAACAACCCCTTGGCCTGCGACTGCCGGCTGCTTTGGGTTTTCCGACGCCGCTGGAGGTTGAACTTCAACAAGCAGCAGCCCACCTGCTCCACCCCTGAGTTCGTCCAGGGGAAGGAGTTCAAGGATTTCCCTGACGTGCTCCTGCCCAACTATTTCACCTGCCGCCGGGCACGCATACGGGACCGCAAGCCGCAGCAGATCTTTGTGGATGAGGGCCATACGGTACATTTTGTCTGCCGGGCAGATGGGGATCCACCTCCCACGATCATGTGGCTCTCTCCCAGGAAGCACCTCATCTCTACCAAAACCAATGGGCGGCTCACTGTCTTTCCCGATGGCACTCTGGAGGTGCGCTACGCCCAGATCCAGGACAATGGCACCTACCTATGCATCGCCAGCAATGCAGGTGGCAATGACACCATGCTGGCGCACCTTCACGTGCGGAGCTACTCCCCAGATTGGCCCCACCAGCCCAACAAGACCTTTGCTTTCATCTCCAACCAACCCAACGAGAGCGACGCCAACAGCACGCGCGCCACCGTGCCTTTCCCCTTCGACATCAAGACTCTCATCATCGCCACCACCATGGGATTCATCTCCTTCCTGGGCGTGGTGCTCTTCTGTCTGGTGCTTCTCTTCCTGTGGAGCCGGGGGAAAGGCAACACGAAGCACAACATCGAGATCGAGTACGTGCCGCGCAAGTCTGACGCCGGCATCAGCTCCGCCGATGCGCCACGCAAGTTCAACATGAAAATGATCTAA
- the LINGO1 gene encoding leucine-rich repeat and immunoglobulin-like domain-containing nogo receptor-interacting protein 1 isoform X3: MIAGEVSMHSPILACWQPILLLMLGSVLSGSATGCPPRCECSAQERSVLCHRKRFLAVPEGIPTETRLLDLGKNRIKTLNQDEFANYPHLEELELNENIISAIEPGAFNNLFNLRTLGLRSNRLKLIPLGVFTGLSNLTKLDISENKIVILLDYMFQDLYNLKSLEVGDNDLVYISHRAFSGLNSLEQLTLEKCNLTSIPTEALSHLHGLIVLRLRHLNINAIRDYSFRRLYRLKVLEISHWPYLDTMTSNCLYGLNLTSLSITHCNLTSIPYVSVRHLVYLRFLNLSYNPILTIEGSMLHDLLRLQEIQLVGGQLTIVEPYAFRGLNYLRILNVSGNLLTTLEESAFHSVGNLETLILDNNPLACDCRLLWVFRRRWRLNFNKQQPTCSTPEFVQGKEFKDFPDVLLPNYFTCRRARIRDRKPQQIFVDEGHTVHFVCRADGDPPPTIMWLSPRKHLISTKTNGRLTVFPDGTLEVRYAQIQDNGTYLCIASNAGGNDTMLAHLHVRSYSPDWPHQPNKTFAFISNQPNESDANSTRATVPFPFDIKTLIIATTMGFISFLGVVLFCLVLLFLWSRGKGNTKHNIEIEYVPRKSDAGISSADAPRKFNMKMI; the protein is encoded by the coding sequence ATGATAGCTGGGGAGGTGAGCATGCATAGCCCAATTCTGGCCTGCTGGCAGCCTATCCTCCTCCTGATGCTGGGATCCGTCCTCTCCGGCTCTGCCACGGGCTGCCCGCCCCGCTGCGAGTGCTCTGCCCAGGAGCGCTCTGTGCTGTGCCATCGAAAGCGATTCCTTGCTGTACCCGAGGGGATCCCTACTGAAACTCGGCTCCTGGACTTGGGTAAGAACCGAATCAAGACTCTCAACCAGGATGAATTTGCCAACTACCCTCACTTGGAGGAGCTGGAGTTAAACGAGAACATTATCAGTGCCATTGAGCCTGGGGCTTTCAACAACCTCTTCAACCTCAGGACTCTGGGTCTCAGGAGTAACCGACTCAAGCTCATCCCCTTGGGGGTGTTTACCGGACTGAGCAATCTTACCAAGCTAGACATTAGTGAGAACAAAATTGTGATCCTTCTAGACTACATGTTCCAGGACTTGTACAACCTGAAGTCTTTGGAGGTTGGGGACAATGATCTGGTCTATATCTCCCACCGGGCCTTTAGCGGCCTCAATAGCTTGGAGCAGCTGACCCTGGAGAAATGCAATTTGACCTCCATCCCCACAGAGGCGCTGTCTCACTTGCACGGCTTGATTGTGCTGAGGCTGCGCCACCTGAACATCAATGCCATCAGGGATTACTCATTTAGGAGGCTCTACAGGCTTAAGGTCCTTGAGATCTCCCACTGGCCCTATCTGGATACCATGACGTCCAACTGCCTCTATGGACTGAACCTGACGTCCTTGTCCATCACCCACTGCAATCTGACTTCCATCCCTTATGTCTCTGTCAGGCACTTAGTTTATCTCAGGTTCCTGAACCTGTCCTACAACCCCATCCTCACCATTGAGGGCTCCATGCTGCATGACCTGCTCCGGCTGCAGGAGATCCAGCTGGTGGGTGGGCAGCTCACCATTGTGGAGCCCTACGCCTTCAGAGGCCTCAACTACTTGCGCATCCTGAATGTCTCCGGGAACCTGCTGACCACACTGGAGGAGTCAGCCTTCCACTCGGTGGGGAACCTGGAGACGCTCATTTTGGATAACAACCCCTTGGCCTGCGACTGCCGGCTGCTTTGGGTTTTCCGACGCCGCTGGAGGTTGAACTTCAACAAGCAGCAGCCCACCTGCTCCACCCCTGAGTTCGTCCAGGGGAAGGAGTTCAAGGATTTCCCTGACGTGCTCCTGCCCAACTATTTCACCTGCCGCCGGGCACGCATACGGGACCGCAAGCCGCAGCAGATCTTTGTGGATGAGGGCCATACGGTACATTTTGTCTGCCGGGCAGATGGGGATCCACCTCCCACGATCATGTGGCTCTCTCCCAGGAAGCACCTCATCTCTACCAAAACCAATGGGCGGCTCACTGTCTTTCCCGATGGCACTCTGGAGGTGCGCTACGCCCAGATCCAGGACAATGGCACCTACCTATGCATCGCCAGCAATGCAGGTGGCAATGACACCATGCTGGCGCACCTTCACGTGCGGAGCTACTCCCCAGATTGGCCCCACCAGCCCAACAAGACCTTTGCTTTCATCTCCAACCAACCCAACGAGAGCGACGCCAACAGCACGCGCGCCACCGTGCCTTTCCCCTTCGACATCAAGACTCTCATCATCGCCACCACCATGGGATTCATCTCCTTCCTGGGCGTGGTGCTCTTCTGTCTGGTGCTTCTCTTCCTGTGGAGCCGGGGGAAAGGCAACACGAAGCACAACATCGAGATCGAGTACGTGCCGCGCAAGTCTGACGCCGGCATCAGCTCCGCCGATGCGCCACGCAAGTTCAACATGAAAATGATCTAA